The DNA sequence TATAATATCCACATTCTCCATACTGCTACCCCTTTTAACAAATTCATACTTGCAAGTATGTTTTCCAATTTTATGATATCACGCAAAAAATCTAAAACATTTCCTTTTTTGCTTTATTTATATATATTTTATGCTTAAACAATTAGTTCCGCATCTTTTTAGGTTTCTTTTTGATTGTTATCAATCTCTTAATATCTTCAACTAAACTCATATCAGAAACATTGATCCATAACCATTTACCATCATGGTATTGGCGAGTATTCGAATATAACTCGATAATTTCAAGCGAAAATTCATTTTGCAATAACTCAAATTTCTGTCTTTCTGCTTTCCCAAATATAACTAATGCAGTAAACTGTCCCTCTTTTACATAAAACGCACATAAAGTTCTACCGCTTCTGCGATATTTTACTTCCCAAACCCCATATTTCCCACCTTCTTCCCATACAGGGTCAAATTCATAATTTGACTCGACAAATTGAACAAGTTCATTCCACGCTTCCATCGCTATTTCACCTAATAAGGATTCTATTTGTTCTTTATTAGGAATTGCCTTAAACATATTTACACCCCCATATTTTTTGCTTTCTTAAAAAAATAAAGATCTATAGAAAATTAATTAAACTTACTAAAAAAATAAATTACATCTTGAATATTATTTAATTTCTCTCCTCCAGCTTTTTCATACAGTGCGCAAGCAGCAGTATTATGTTTCTGTGTAAATAAAAAGAATTTACAAATACCTTTCAGTTTTCAAGCATTCTTTATACCATTAATAATTTGAAATCCAATACCTTGTCTTTGATATTGAGGAGGTATAGCTGCTTCATGAATGTATAACATATTACCATTATTATCCAGATGATTAAGTTTATATCCATAGGCAAAACCAATGATTTTGTTATCTTGGACACATGCAAAAATCCAATTTAATGGATTTGAAAGAAACTGCCTTACATTTTCTTCAAAAATTAAACCCTTTCAAAAATCATTCTCCATTTGTAGAACATGTCCTAAATCTGAAATACACGACCTTCGAAATTCCCTTTTTTGTGACATTTTACTACCCCAATCATATAATATTTGTAATTATGAATATTTCCCTTATCGTACACCATGGACGACTACAACATCCATATAATCTCAGCTTCTGTTCAACACTAAATCCATAACTTTAAGTCTATAATGAGTTATAACTTTGAAAAAATATTCGTTCTTTAACATAGTCTTACCAAGCCAATCGCAAAGCTAGTTACTATGGTTTTTCAAATTTATTCCTTGTCTCCAATCCTTCCAAAATATGATCTTTTCTTACCAATTCTTGACATTGATATATATTCTAGTTTTCTTTTCAAATTCCTTCTTTTTAGCTGTTCTTATCTAAAACAAAAATGATAGGTAATTATATCACCCATCATAAACCCAGCTCGAAAAATAGACCTAATCTGTAATAGATATGTCCTATACATCTTATAATTGGTAAAATTGTACTGCTTAGATAATAATTTTAAGTACAACAAGGCTGCTAACAATATTCTTTGTAATGTTCCTTCCCCTACTGTTATTATACTTTTTCATTAGTTTGCTCTGTTTTTTTCTCTTCCCATTTTATATACAACCATGAAAAAAGCAATATCTGAACAACAATTTCAGGCAGCCCAACTATATTTTCAAGAACCACTTGAATAAAAGAAACCTCAGTAAGTCTGATGATAAAATTAGGAATAAATACCATTGAACCAAGTACTGTTAAACCAAACAATAATATCCAGCCTTGCTCCCGCCCCATAAAAATGTGATAAAAAGGATAAAGAAATACTGCCAAAATTCCCCCACGTAATATTTGAATAAATACTGAATATTTTACAAGAGGGTGATCAGTGGGACGGAAAAGTTTAAAATATTCTTGGACTTCAAAAGCTACTTTATAATCTTGAAGTTGATAGAAAAGAACTCCTATAAGCGTATAAGTAATAACATGAAGCAGTATGAATCGAGTCAAATAATCCTTATATCTTTTTTCATGCCTGTCCCTTATTAAATCTATCTTCCCAACCTTATATTCCCAGCACAGGAATAGCCATGAAAACAGTAAAGCCTGAATAGCGCCAGCTATCATCACCATAAGATGTTCAAGTAGGGTTGTTGTCGTGTAAATCATACCTTCAATTGAACCGGGTAATGGCTCAAGGGACCCTACAACCACCATTCCCCACAGCAAACCAAAAAGGACTAGCACCCTACGACTACTTTTTATGATGGAATTATAAAAAGGGTAAAGAGCAAAAGATATAATAATCCCC is a window from the Tepidimicrobium xylanilyticum genome containing:
- a CDS encoding DUF3788 domain-containing protein; translation: MFKAIPNKEQIESLLGEIAMEAWNELVQFVESNYEFDPVWEEGGKYGVWEVKYRRSGRTLCAFYVKEGQFTALVIFGKAERQKFELLQNEFSLEIIELYSNTRQYHDGKWLWINVSDMSLVEDIKRLITIKKKPKKMRN
- a CDS encoding GNAT family N-acetyltransferase, encoding MFEENVRQFLSNPLNWIFACVQDNKIIGFAYGYKLNHLDNNGNMLYIHEAAIPPQYQRQGIGFQIINGIKNA